From the genome of Brassica oleracea var. oleracea cultivar TO1000 chromosome C4, BOL, whole genome shotgun sequence:
CTTGTAAATATGTTTGGTACACACACACACACACAACAAATAAATAAATAAAAACATCATCCCTAATTTGCCCAATCGCTTCTTCGAAACGCCAAAAGAGCAACAACATCCAATGGCTTCTCACACCTTCCTCTCCTTCTCATCGCCTCCGCGCCTCCTCGTTTCCCCTCCGTCCACTCTCCGTTCCTCTTTCGGCGGCGTCTCTCTGAACCTCCACCGCCCCCAGTCTGTTTCCTTCTCGGCCTCGAAGAAATCGCTGACAGTCGTTTCCGCCGCGAAGAAAGCTGTTGCTGTGCTCAAGGGTAACTCCGACGTCGAAGGAGTTGTTACTTTGACACAAGAAGACACAGGTACGCCCCTTCCTTCTCAATTTTGAATTCTGATGTGTTGTGTATTATTAGCTCACTGCTTAGTGTTTGCATCATATGTAAAATTAATTTCTCAATTTTCACCAAGATTCCATACTTTTCTAGCAAATGACGGTTTGAGATTAACTTAAGAATGTTTATTTAAACTGTATCCGTTGGGATTAGTTGTAGCTAAACATCATTCATTGTGTAATCAAGGATAGTGTTCTAAAAGTCGGTCCAGGCCACGGCTAGGCATCCTACTAGTGGGCAAATCGGACCTAAACGAAACATTTTTTAGAAAGGCCTAGCGATTTCTTGAATGTTGATATCTTTCAATCTAATTTGGTTTCTTTCGAGTTGATTAAGCAGGTCCTACAAAAGTGAGCGTTCGTATCACCGGTCTCACACCAGGGCCTCATGGCTTTCACCTCGTGAGTTGTTCTTCCCCTACTTTATCGATCTCTTTCTTCTTGTTTTGGTCTTTATGTATTGTCTCTTGTGTAATTATTCTGTTTTGCATTTTTTTTTTTTTTACAGCATGAGTTTGGTGATACAACAAATGGATGCATCTCAACAGGTGAATCATTTTGCTGCATTACCCATATATCATTATTTTGTATTTAAAAAAAAATAACACATGTCTTTAATTTATCGTAGGGCCACATTTCAACCCTAACAACATGACACACGGAGCTCCTGAAGACGAGATCCGTCATGCGGGTGACCTGGGAAACATTACTGCCAACGCCGATGGTATATTACTTTACTGTCCATTGGTTCAACATTACAACATAGTTTGTACCATTCTCTCTAAGCACTGTTTTTTTTTTTTTTTTTTTTAAATTGTAACAACAGGCGTGGTAGAAACAACACTTGTGGACAATCAGGTTTTTTTATATTATGTTTATTCGCGTTTATGTTCTCTTATAAGAAGCTTTTGTTTTAAATGTGAATTCATGTGTGCAGATTCCTCTGACTGGTCCTAACTCTGTTGTTGGAAGAGCCTTTGTGGTTCACGAGCTTAAGGATGACCTCGGAAAGGGTATAATAAACTATTGCACTTTCCAAAAGATTTTACAAGTTTCTTAAGCTAAAATGTGATCTGATTATTTCTTCTTCTTTTGATTTTGGCAAAATGTAGGTGGGCATGAGCTTAGCCTGACCACTGGAAACGCAGGCGGGAGATTGGCATGCGGTATGTTTTAACTCTATGATTTAGGCTGCCATTGTTTCATGCGTTTTTACATCTGAAAAAAAGAAAGCTCGCTTTTATATAAGTTGTTAAAGATGCAAGTTTTGATTCTATGTTTTTGTAACCTCACGAGCTACGTTGGTTCTAACGCAGGTGTGGTTGGTTTGACGCCGCTCTAAGTCTGGGCTAAGTAAGTACTTTGGTGTCTACTGTGTTGGTCGTCTTGTCTGTTGAATCAGATGTCAAATAAAAGTTGGCTGAATAAGCTTTTGATGTTTATGTTCCTAGCATCAAAGTCTCTTTCTGGAGTTGTGCCTTTGTAAACGTGTTTGTTACTTTTGGTTTAAATCTGCATTTGATCGTTTGTTTTGCTATTACTTTCCTTTTACCAAGCTAACGATTCATGCTTAGATTTTGGTTTTAGGTAAAGAGGTAAACTGATTTTAAGAGAGTTTTTTTTTTATAGATGATAAGCATATTTGTTTGTTTAATGTCTGTAAACCAAAAAAGAATTTGGAATACCTCTATCACAAGTTGCTATTGTAATGAACACTCCTATTTAAAAGAAAGTTAGGCAAAACTTGAATACTGAACCGAGGAAAACTAAACAAAAAAAACCTTCCTTTCCTCTAAATTAGAAACCTGAAATCAAACCGAATTGATAATCGAACAAGTACCAAATTTGATTAAAATACCTCTTTTAATTTTTGTAAAATTTATTTTACTATAAAAACTAATTATTTGAAATTATGAAAATAATATGTTAACCTTTTACATTAAGAGAACCTTAAAAGTACAATATTTATAAGATCTATTAGAAACTTTAAAATGTCTACTATCTGATTCTTTAATTAAATATGTAACATTTCGAAGTTGCTTTCTATTAATAAGTTAAATAAGACAAGAGAAAACAAAATTGTGTGTTGTCCAACACGGAAGTCGACCACAACCACTGGATATATTAGATATATGATATTGATAGTTATAAAGAGAAGTGTGGTTCATTATCTATTACCCTGCTTCGAACATGTACACAAATTATTTTTCTTTTCTGAAACATACAGTACAAATTATAAAAGTTAAATGTGGATAATGATCACATGGGACGGTTTTCAATAATAGTTATTGAAATATCAAAATTTCAGTATCACCATTCACTATTTAAACTATTTAAAGTTAGAATGGTGACAATATATAGATTTGGTAGTATAAGTAAATACGAAATGAAAGAACGGTGTGGTGCAACCGCGATTTATGCATTATATATGATAAGCGTGTCGTTTTCATAGAATAACAGTACAAATTAATGTTTTGAGTAGAGAAATAAATTTTGCGGTATAAATATTGTTAATATTTTGATTAGTTTAATAAAATTTTGGATGACTAAAATCTGTATATTTGAAATAATGTAGTAAACTCACAAAAGTAAACAATATTATTTCTATAAAAGTTACGAAAGTTGAATATCAAATCGAGAAAAACCAAATTAAAACATGTTCCTATTTCTCTAAATTTGAAAATCCAATATCGAACCGGAACCCTATTGAAAATCGGATGACAACCAAATTTTTTACTGGACATTTATTAAAAAACTAATTATCTTAATTTCTATAAATTTTTATTTTACTAAAAATAATTATTTAATTTATAAAATAATAATGCTAAACGTTTACTTCAAGAGACATATTTAAAAGTGTAAGATTCATTAGCAACTTAAATTAAAGAAAATGTCTACTATATAATTTTTATTTAAATATGTAACATTATTAAGTTGTTTTTAATTAATAAGTTAAACAAAGAAGAGTAAAATAAAATTGTGTTGTTCAACGGATAATTCAACCAAAGCCACTGGGTGTATGATACTTATAAAGAGAAGTACGGTTCATTAATTATTATCCTGTTCCAAAAACACACATAAATTATTTTACATCCTTAGGGCAGCATTATCTGCTGATAACTACAAAGTTTCTAAAGAAAAAAATAAATTAATATTATAATTATTTTTGATTTTTACAATCCTTTGACACAATGTCTGTTTAACACCTATGCTTTGGAGGTTGGTAAAAGTTCTAAAAAGTTGTAAGATTAGGACTTTTGTGTTTTTTCTCTCTTTGTTTTGTTGATTCTCCATTTATTTTAAATGTTTTAGGACCTTTTACCATTTCTTCGTTGGAGTTGGTCTTATAACACAATTTAGAAAAGTTAAGTGTGAGCATAGTGGGGTTTCAAGACATCCAACTACACTATATCATGTGACCACATATATATATACTAATTATTTAGAACCCATTTAGATATCCGGAAAGAAAGTCTATCCGTGAACTCCACCTCTATTTAGAGATTATTCTGAATCCTCTCATAAGCTGAAAATACCCTCAGATCAATCAAGAAAAAAACACATGAGTTGATTAATAATAGAATTACCCAAATTTTAGTGTCACCATATACTACCTTAGTTTTAATTATACCACTAAAGAAATAGTATTGAGTTGTATATGAAATCCATGTGTGTGTCTATATTAAATTGTTCTGCAAAGGATGGGAGGGCCACTTTAAGTACAAGACAATAAGGTTTGGAATAGTCCAACGTGATTAAGAGTAATTTCTTCCAATCATTTCATCGTGTTATTGAATTATTGTGCCTAATCAAGTTAATAATGAAAATGACTAGGTCTTTTTATATACTTAGCTTGATGGTAGCATTTTTTTTTCTTTTGGTAAAACATCTATACTTACTAATACATTTCTTACCAAGAGTAACCATTTAATATTCTGGAGTAAATAAAATATATATATGTAACGCAGGACCGTTCATAGCTTAAATGACTAGGTCCTCCATAACGGAGCCGATAACTGTGCCACGGGGTACTCCCTAGCCTCGAGAAATCCCAGAGGCTGAATATGTGGTCTACCGGTGTTCACTGGAAGAGGATCTCTGATTCCTCTGCTTTTCACATGCGATTCATTCTCCTTCTCTGTAGCCATCTAGTTTGTTTTTGATTGACTGTTGCCTATCTGTAACCTAGTGATTTCTGTTTTCCGGTGTACCGGAATTTTGTACACTGTCGATGCCCTTTCGAAGGTTGATAAATTAATATATCTAATTATTATTTAAAAAAACGCAGGACCGTAGTCATTTGATTGGTATATTCCAGTGACAAGTTGGTAACACATACATCGATATAGATAATCGCCATATACAGCTGCATAATTACTAGTATATAGAAACAGCAATCCCTATGTAAAGTCAAAAATGCTGCATGAAATTAGCAAAATAT
Proteins encoded in this window:
- the LOC106336916 gene encoding superoxide dismutase [Cu-Zn] 2, chloroplastic, which translates into the protein MASHTFLSFSSPPRLLVSPPSTLRSSFGGVSLNLHRPQSVSFSASKKSLTVVSAAKKAVAVLKGNSDVEGVVTLTQEDTGPTKVSVRITGLTPGPHGFHLHEFGDTTNGCISTGPHFNPNNMTHGAPEDEIRHAGDLGNITANADGVVETTLVDNQIPLTGPNSVVGRAFVVHELKDDLGKGGHELSLTTGNAGGRLACGVVGLTPL